One window from the genome of Haladaptatus paucihalophilus DX253 encodes:
- a CDS encoding amino acid permease translates to MDHSSTEAEAGGGSTGDGSVETELSRDMSLFDITFIGVGAMIGAGVFALTGFAAGIAGPALTIAFIINGFVAMFTAVSYAELGAAFPEAGGGYLWVKEALVDPNGFYAGWMSWFAHAVACALYAVTFGTFFVEFLRIGFGLPTEFALLGFITPIMAEKGLAALVVVAFAYINFRGAEETGKAGVIVTGIKVVILGIFVAFGLTTTFNNPNWTAKFLDSPSFAPNGFIGIVGAMGFTYIAFEGYEIIVQSGEEVVNPGKNVPKAVFYSMAIVVPIYVLVAFAAIGGITPTADLISKAAGVSGSAASVPTWELLGGLGELGIIEAAGQFVPYGAFLLLFAGLAATMSALNATVYSSSRVSFAMGRDRALPAFFDRIHPDKRTPHWAILLSGILIILMAISLPIESVAASADLMFILLFVQVNWTVIRMRQTHPDLPRTYKVPYMPWPPLIGIGLQFLLTPFLVYELGLKPGIGPGSEGFVALITTAVWMIIGLGVYYGYSKQKEAEQMEEETPTVVTERVPSEADNQIVVPIANPESAPQLMRTATDIARDRNGEILVMSIVTVPQQTPLSEGRKFIDDQRNVLDEAMAIAEDEDVPVSGTIRIGHDVSKAILNTVEQYDSDAVLMGWKGQHKSQRRDIVLGSNVDEVVQNADCDVLVERIGPDEGAAESILVPTAGGPHAELAAEVADNIARSNGATVEVIHVVGPDASESERANAQTVLDEAKDDFSEGTTVTTELLTGDDVIDTIVERTGEHDLTIIGATREGLLQQFVFGALPEQVGWRSKSTIIMAKRNLGITSRLSRWLR, encoded by the coding sequence ATGGACCATAGTTCGACAGAGGCAGAAGCGGGTGGCGGTTCGACGGGGGACGGCTCCGTCGAGACCGAACTCTCCCGCGACATGAGTCTGTTCGACATCACGTTTATCGGTGTCGGCGCGATGATAGGGGCGGGCGTGTTCGCCCTCACCGGGTTCGCGGCGGGTATCGCCGGTCCGGCCCTGACCATCGCGTTCATTATCAACGGATTCGTCGCGATGTTCACCGCCGTTTCGTATGCGGAACTCGGCGCAGCGTTCCCCGAGGCCGGTGGCGGTTACCTCTGGGTGAAAGAGGCACTTGTCGACCCGAACGGCTTCTACGCCGGGTGGATGAGCTGGTTCGCCCACGCGGTCGCGTGTGCGCTGTACGCCGTGACGTTCGGGACGTTCTTCGTCGAATTCCTGCGCATCGGATTCGGCCTCCCGACCGAGTTCGCTCTGTTGGGCTTCATCACGCCCATTATGGCCGAAAAGGGGCTGGCGGCGTTGGTCGTCGTCGCGTTCGCGTACATCAACTTCCGCGGGGCCGAAGAGACGGGAAAGGCCGGAGTCATCGTGACCGGTATCAAGGTCGTCATCCTCGGCATCTTCGTCGCCTTCGGATTGACGACGACGTTCAACAACCCGAACTGGACGGCGAAGTTCCTCGACAGTCCGAGTTTCGCACCGAACGGCTTCATCGGCATCGTCGGCGCGATGGGATTCACCTACATCGCCTTCGAGGGGTACGAAATCATCGTCCAGTCCGGTGAAGAGGTCGTCAACCCCGGGAAGAACGTCCCCAAGGCCGTCTTCTACTCGATGGCCATCGTCGTCCCGATTTACGTGCTGGTCGCGTTCGCGGCCATCGGCGGCATCACGCCGACCGCCGACCTCATCAGCAAGGCGGCCGGTGTCAGTGGCTCGGCCGCGAGCGTCCCGACGTGGGAACTGCTCGGCGGGCTCGGCGAACTCGGCATCATCGAGGCGGCGGGGCAGTTCGTGCCGTACGGCGCGTTCCTCCTGCTGTTCGCCGGACTCGCGGCGACCATGAGCGCGCTGAACGCCACGGTGTACTCCTCCAGTCGTGTCTCCTTTGCGATGGGCCGCGACCGGGCGCTTCCCGCGTTCTTCGACCGGATCCACCCCGACAAGCGAACGCCCCACTGGGCGATTTTGCTCTCGGGTATCCTCATCATCCTGATGGCGATTTCCTTGCCGATAGAGAGCGTCGCCGCCTCCGCCGACCTGATGTTCATCCTGCTGTTCGTGCAGGTGAACTGGACGGTCATCCGGATGCGCCAGACGCACCCCGACCTGCCGCGCACGTACAAGGTTCCGTACATGCCGTGGCCGCCGCTCATCGGCATCGGGTTGCAGTTCCTACTCACGCCGTTCCTCGTCTACGAACTCGGCCTGAAACCGGGTATCGGCCCGGGGTCCGAAGGGTTCGTGGCGCTCATCACGACCGCGGTCTGGATGATCATCGGGCTGGGCGTCTACTACGGTTACTCCAAGCAGAAGGAAGCCGAGCAGATGGAGGAGGAGACGCCGACCGTCGTCACCGAGCGCGTCCCCTCGGAAGCCGACAACCAGATCGTCGTCCCCATCGCCAACCCGGAGAGCGCGCCGCAGTTGATGCGGACCGCGACCGACATCGCGCGCGACCGGAACGGCGAAATCCTCGTCATGAGCATCGTCACGGTGCCACAACAGACGCCGCTGTCCGAGGGTCGGAAGTTCATCGACGACCAGCGTAACGTGTTGGACGAGGCGATGGCCATCGCGGAGGACGAGGACGTCCCCGTCAGCGGGACGATTCGTATCGGTCACGACGTGTCGAAGGCCATCCTCAACACCGTCGAACAGTACGACAGCGACGCGGTATTGATGGGCTGGAAGGGACAGCACAAGAGCCAACGGCGGGATATCGTCCTCGGAAGCAACGTGGACGAAGTGGTTCAGAACGCCGACTGTGACGTGTTGGTCGAGCGCATCGGACCGGACGAGGGTGCGGCCGAATCCATCCTCGTCCCGACGGCGGGCGGTCCGCACGCCGAACTCGCCGCCGAAGTGGCGGACAACATCGCCCGCTCGAACGGCGCGACCGTGGAAGTCATCCACGTCGTCGGTCCCGACGCGAGCGAGAGCGAGCGCGCGAACGCACAGACCGTGCTCGACGAGGCGAAAGACGACTTCAGCGAGGGGACGACCGTCACGACCGAACTGCTGACCGGCGACGACGTTATCGACACCATCGTCGAACGCACCGGCGAGCACGACCTGACCATCATCGGCGCGACCCGCGAGGGACTGCTCCAGCAGTTCGTCTTCGGCGCACTCCCCGAACAGGTCGGATGGCGCTCGAAGAGCACCATCATCATGGCGAAGCGCAACCTCGGTATCACCTCTCGCCTCTCGCGCTGGCTGCGATAG
- a CDS encoding right-handed parallel beta-helix repeat-containing protein, which yields MRVERPTRTAVSLATVVVVGLLVVSAVGGALSMTLHDPTIGVAAGQSQPANGTEIDSCRTISSSGRYVLTEDVRNATVDTCLRITASDVTLDGRGNLVDGIGDFGTTGVRVEGGSNVTVRNVEATDWDDGVRFVGTRRAVAANTTTARNRVGLSLVSLRDSRAVNNVARSNAVAGVFLVGSSSNNTLRNTTASENALVGVQLVEATGTTVVGTEVRGNEFGVALLGANGNVVRDSVASGNHIAGLWLSAASDNRIRENRVSNRFYGVYLADGAENNTVESNDAVNNSVGVRLRASDRNAILRNRVTDSSDTGILLISSDDNRVVGNRGAENRRGIVVSKSSSGNVRSNNSVGEA from the coding sequence ATGCGCGTCGAACGTCCGACACGGACCGCGGTCTCGCTTGCGACCGTAGTGGTCGTCGGATTGCTCGTCGTTTCGGCGGTCGGCGGGGCGCTCTCGATGACCCTCCACGACCCGACCATCGGCGTTGCGGCGGGACAGTCCCAACCGGCGAACGGAACCGAAATCGACTCCTGTCGGACGATTTCGTCGTCCGGTCGGTACGTCCTCACCGAGGACGTTCGAAACGCGACGGTCGATACGTGCCTTCGCATCACGGCAAGCGACGTAACCCTCGACGGGCGGGGCAATCTCGTCGATGGCATCGGCGATTTCGGTACCACCGGCGTCCGCGTGGAGGGTGGGTCGAACGTGACGGTACGGAACGTGGAAGCGACCGATTGGGACGACGGGGTACGATTCGTGGGCACGCGCCGCGCCGTCGCCGCGAACACGACGACCGCACGGAACCGCGTCGGGTTGTCCCTCGTGTCGCTCCGGGATAGCAGAGCGGTGAACAACGTCGCCCGCTCGAACGCGGTCGCTGGCGTCTTCCTCGTCGGGAGCAGTTCGAACAACACGCTCCGGAACACGACCGCGAGCGAGAACGCGTTGGTCGGCGTACAACTCGTCGAAGCAACGGGAACGACCGTCGTCGGAACGGAGGTCCGCGGTAACGAATTCGGCGTCGCCCTGTTGGGCGCGAACGGAAACGTCGTCCGCGACAGCGTGGCGAGCGGAAACCACATCGCCGGACTCTGGCTGTCCGCGGCCAGCGACAACCGAATCCGGGAGAATCGCGTTTCGAACCGGTTTTACGGCGTGTACCTCGCGGACGGCGCGGAGAACAACACGGTCGAATCTAACGACGCCGTGAACAACTCGGTCGGGGTTCGGTTGCGGGCGAGCGACCGCAACGCGATTCTCCGTAACCGCGTCACGGACAGCAGCGACACGGGTATCCTCCTCATTTCGAGCGACGACAACCGCGTCGTCGGCAATCGCGGAGCGGAAAACAGACGGGGAATCGTCGTCTCGAAATCCTCGTCGGGGAACGTCCGCTCGAACAACTCGGTGGGAGAAGCGTGA
- a CDS encoding 5-formyltetrahydrofolate cyclo-ligase, translating to MDKADLRDRIWSRLEDEGIARFPFPPHGRIPNFASAGKAADRLAELPEWKDASVIKANPDAPQLPVRRRALREGKVVYMAQPRLRDEKPFMKLDPTEIEDTDAAATVSKMDRYAEPVAPDEMPDVDFVVSGSVAVTEDGARVGKGEGYSDLEFAVLRALGAVDDETTIATTVHEVQVVEEAPAVEAHDVPMDVVVTPERVVRTESPYERPTGIDWDALPDEKIEEIPLLQRLRP from the coding sequence ATGGACAAAGCCGACCTCCGCGACCGCATCTGGTCGCGGTTGGAGGACGAGGGCATCGCTCGGTTCCCGTTCCCGCCGCACGGACGGATCCCGAACTTCGCGAGCGCCGGGAAGGCGGCCGACCGCCTCGCGGAACTCCCCGAATGGAAGGATGCGTCGGTGATAAAGGCCAACCCCGACGCCCCCCAGTTGCCGGTTCGGCGGCGGGCGCTCCGCGAGGGGAAGGTCGTCTACATGGCTCAGCCGCGGCTGCGGGACGAAAAACCGTTCATGAAGCTCGACCCGACCGAAATCGAGGATACGGACGCCGCCGCAACGGTGTCGAAGATGGACCGCTACGCCGAACCGGTCGCACCGGACGAGATGCCGGACGTGGATTTCGTCGTCTCGGGGAGCGTCGCGGTGACGGAGGACGGTGCCCGCGTCGGGAAAGGAGAGGGATACAGCGACCTCGAATTCGCCGTTCTCCGGGCGCTGGGTGCGGTGGACGACGAGACGACGATTGCCACGACGGTACACGAAGTGCAGGTCGTCGAGGAGGCTCCGGCGGTCGAAGCACACGACGTGCCGATGGACGTGGTGGTGACGCCCGAACGCGTCGTCAGGACGGAATCCCCCTACGAGCGCCCGACGGGTATCGACTGGGACGCGCTACCCGACGAGAAAATCGAGGAGATTCCGCTCCTCCAGCGATTACGACCGTGA
- a CDS encoding succinylglutamate desuccinylase/aspartoacylase family protein, with the protein MEGHTAERITLARLPSGVELETTVHTYDGADDGPTLYVQAAQHGREINGSEVLRRFHEELDTEHLAGRIVAVPVADPLTFDRVSYTTPEQLDSINPNMNRVWPGDEDGTLHERMAAALWEYASEADAIVDLHTGSRDMLTHVVFMEGDRESRALAEAFGTDLLLSEQAGDDADVEWEERDFGGKFRVAATREGIPSITPELAHNKEIVESAVETGLTGVVNVCRHLDMLPSAPVENGDPVLARNHLGRVDAADSGLFVVESGHEIGDSVEAGERVGTLYDPATYEIRQEVETDRDGILYSLTRESTVCGGGKLLSVALLREE; encoded by the coding sequence ATGGAAGGTCACACCGCGGAACGCATCACGCTCGCTCGACTGCCGTCGGGCGTCGAACTCGAAACGACCGTTCACACGTACGACGGCGCGGACGACGGCCCGACGCTCTACGTGCAGGCCGCACAGCACGGCCGCGAAATCAACGGAAGCGAAGTGCTCCGACGGTTCCACGAGGAACTCGACACCGAGCACCTCGCCGGGCGAATCGTCGCGGTGCCCGTCGCCGACCCGCTCACGTTCGACCGCGTGTCCTACACCACGCCCGAACAGCTAGACAGCATCAATCCGAATATGAACCGGGTTTGGCCCGGCGACGAGGACGGAACGCTCCACGAGCGCATGGCGGCCGCGCTCTGGGAGTACGCGAGCGAAGCGGACGCCATCGTGGACCTCCACACCGGCAGCCGCGACATGCTGACCCACGTCGTGTTCATGGAAGGCGACCGGGAATCCCGCGCGCTGGCCGAGGCGTTCGGTACCGACCTCCTGCTCTCCGAGCAAGCGGGCGACGACGCCGACGTCGAGTGGGAGGAACGGGACTTCGGCGGCAAGTTCCGCGTCGCGGCCACGCGCGAAGGAATTCCGTCCATCACGCCGGAACTCGCGCACAACAAGGAAATCGTCGAAAGCGCGGTCGAAACCGGGCTGACGGGCGTCGTCAACGTCTGTCGCCACCTCGACATGCTCCCGTCGGCACCCGTCGAGAACGGCGACCCGGTGCTCGCGCGAAACCACCTCGGCCGCGTCGATGCCGCCGATTCCGGGCTGTTCGTCGTCGAATCGGGTCACGAAATCGGCGATTCCGTCGAAGCGGGAGAGCGCGTCGGAACCCTGTACGACCCGGCGACCTACGAGATTCGACAGGAAGTCGAAACCGACCGCGACGGCATCCTGTACTCGTTGACCCGCGAATCGACCGTTTGCGGAGGCGGGAAGTTGCTGAGCGTCGCGCTACTCCGCGAGGAGTGA
- a CDS encoding AI-2E family transporter, with protein MNRQRGFLLFLIAVFGVLATLLVKPFLQYVLAAILLGYILHPVQTRFESRVSARVSALSLISLTTLVVIVPVGAIAVIAAQQAFTLVRAIVQGDPRFAELIALVERYTGVTIHGRTLQELLPAGSSSRLIENALGIFGGLSDALIGLTVMVFILYYLLTDGEEFVAWIRRCTPLPDDVQDELYSEMDRVMWGVLVGNLLVGIVQGILTGIGFVIAGVPGVVFWTVVTTVLSLLPLIGASVVWLPASLYLFLVDRPIAAAFLFVYGTLVVSLSDNYLRPLVSGHEAKLNPGILVVGIFGGVYVFGFMGLFFGPIVLGIFRSLLTVFAREYAE; from the coding sequence ATGAATCGGCAACGCGGATTTCTACTGTTTCTCATCGCCGTTTTCGGCGTCCTCGCAACCCTCCTCGTCAAACCGTTTCTCCAGTACGTGTTGGCCGCGATTCTGTTGGGGTACATCCTTCACCCGGTCCAAACGCGATTCGAATCTCGCGTCAGCGCCCGGGTTTCCGCGCTCTCGCTCATCAGCCTCACCACGCTCGTCGTTATCGTTCCGGTCGGAGCAATCGCGGTTATCGCGGCGCAACAGGCGTTCACGCTCGTTAGAGCCATCGTTCAAGGGGACCCACGGTTCGCCGAACTGATAGCCCTCGTCGAACGGTACACCGGCGTCACAATCCACGGACGCACGTTACAGGAACTGCTACCCGCGGGGAGTTCCTCGCGTCTGATCGAAAACGCGCTCGGCATCTTCGGCGGCCTCTCGGACGCGCTCATCGGTCTCACGGTGATGGTGTTCATCCTCTACTACCTCCTCACGGACGGCGAGGAGTTCGTGGCGTGGATTCGCCGCTGTACGCCGCTGCCCGACGACGTGCAGGACGAACTCTACTCCGAGATGGACCGGGTGATGTGGGGCGTGTTGGTCGGCAACCTCCTCGTCGGCATCGTTCAGGGGATTCTGACCGGTATCGGCTTCGTCATCGCTGGCGTTCCGGGCGTCGTGTTCTGGACCGTCGTGACGACGGTGCTCTCGTTGCTCCCGCTCATCGGTGCCTCCGTCGTCTGGCTTCCCGCCTCGCTCTACCTCTTCCTCGTCGACCGCCCGATTGCGGCGGCGTTTCTGTTCGTCTACGGTACCCTCGTCGTCAGCCTCTCGGACAACTATCTCCGGCCGCTGGTCAGCGGACACGAGGCGAAACTCAACCCCGGCATCCTCGTCGTCGGCATCTTCGGCGGCGTCTACGTGTTCGGCTTCATGGGGCTGTTCTTCGGCCCCATCGTCCTCGGCATCTTCCGGTCGCTCCTCACCGTCTTCGCCCGCGAGTACGCCGAGTAG